One genomic window of Cellulophaga sp. Hel_I_12 includes the following:
- a CDS encoding O-antigen ligase, whose protein sequence is MNLFKKYKDIFIDEPNKLSLFLLGIFSFTLPLYQIISTLILLLLVIVSVIKLISNTYYKLYSAYIWPILLYFIIIISLLVFENFEIRYVQHRASLIAMPLVFCTLRTNQQQFEKLLLYFVNGSFVSLLICYGNAFYNSISFSSGKILFQPAVNNEFSFFYSVVRDGNYFFSSFFSILHDSTYMAIYINFAITIILSFSLWKKNKIYLVFLFLFILCIFQLSSKIAIFITFVIICYYFVLKVNKKSLKTLTLVITISVGLLFFSQNPRGKVMIDTFIKEGIKINPTERFGYALRLMSWDASIELVKEYPLTGVGISNVQKVLNVKYQNKSYTTPLEQNLNSHNQYLQIILETGISGFILIILMQLSLFKKVSLNKIVGQQYLILMFLFSVSVSFLFESMFNRYSGLVFFMFIYCMIINNSEYRKI, encoded by the coding sequence ATGAATTTATTTAAAAAATATAAGGATATCTTCATAGATGAGCCCAACAAGCTTTCCTTATTTCTTTTAGGTATATTTTCATTTACTTTACCACTTTATCAAATAATTTCTACACTTATCTTATTACTCTTAGTAATAGTTTCAGTTATAAAGCTTATTTCTAATACATATTACAAATTATATTCAGCATATATATGGCCAATTTTACTCTATTTTATAATAATAATCTCACTTTTAGTATTTGAAAATTTTGAAATTAGGTATGTACAACATAGAGCGAGCTTAATAGCAATGCCTCTTGTTTTTTGTACTTTAAGAACAAATCAACAACAATTTGAAAAACTTCTTCTATATTTTGTAAATGGTTCATTCGTGTCACTTTTAATATGTTATGGAAATGCGTTTTATAATTCTATTTCCTTTTCAAGTGGTAAAATTCTTTTTCAACCTGCAGTAAATAACGAATTTTCTTTTTTTTACTCTGTCGTCCGAGATGGCAATTATTTCTTCTCCTCATTTTTTTCAATACTTCATGATTCAACCTATATGGCAATTTATATTAATTTTGCCATTACAATTATACTAAGCTTTTCATTATGGAAAAAAAATAAGATCTATTTAGTCTTTTTATTTTTATTCATTCTATGTATTTTCCAATTATCAAGTAAGATTGCTATTTTCATTACGTTCGTTATAATTTGCTACTATTTTGTTCTTAAAGTCAATAAAAAAAGTTTAAAAACATTAACATTAGTTATCACTATTAGTGTGGGATTATTATTCTTTTCACAAAACCCTAGAGGAAAAGTAATGATAGATACTTTTATAAAAGAAGGTATTAAAATTAACCCGACTGAAAGATTTGGCTACGCTCTAAGATTAATGTCTTGGGACGCTTCTATAGAATTAGTAAAAGAATACCCCTTAACAGGTGTAGGTATAAGTAATGTACAGAAAGTCCTAAATGTAAAATATCAAAACAAAAGCTACACCACTCCTTTAGAACAAAATTTAAATTCACACAATCAGTATCTACAGATTATATTAGAAACTGGTATATCAGGCTTTATTTTAATTATTTTGATGCAATTATCCCTCTTTAAAAAAGTATCTTTAAACAAGATTGTCGGCCAGCAATATTTAATTTTAATGTTTTTATTTAGTGTTAGTGTAAGTTTCTTATTTGAAAGTATGTTTAATAGGTATTCAGGTCTAGTTTTTTTTATGTTTATATATTGCATGATTATAAATAATAGTGAATATAGAAAAATATGA
- the asnB gene encoding asparagine synthase (glutamine-hydrolyzing), which yields MCGISGIILKDKSFVNKNDLIKMNNCIKHRGPDGEGFYYNGNLGFGHRRLSIIDLTDLGAQPMEYNEDYIMTYNGEVYNYLEIRGALQKLGYLFRSESDTEVILAAYKEWGEKCVDHFNGMWAFAIFDKKRNVVFCSRDRFGVKPFYYYNKNNAFYFGSEIKQLLTQINNPKVNKQILFDYLYLGYHHHSDDTFFEEVTSLTPGFNLTYELTDNTFKIERYYSLKINEEYAKLSFQQAELLFRETIDNSIKLRLRSDVKVGTCLSGGMDSSYIAATAAKAYKAEKKFTAITAKSIEKETDESYFAKKVVEHCNLDWKIVEPEINDFFKFVDEVIETQEEPFGSPSIIMQYFVMKKAKEEGCIVLLDGQGGDEALLGYDRYYSAYLNQKKGLFNKIKGALEISKKSKLSITEVLAYNFYFNNAKIRALRQLKRYGFVKKEYKKFMNNELLKKLSAVNKDIHQLQEFEITKVQLQKLLKYEDRNSMKFSIETRVPFVDYKVVELAFSLPFSYKMHEGWSKYILRKVAQEKLPDEIVWRKNKFGFESPNKKWLENKQSFIEKIKKSKFMNEFIETDKLPDTIDDISLWKLYNITLWSEKFNVVF from the coding sequence ATGTGTGGAATATCTGGAATTATATTAAAAGATAAATCTTTTGTAAATAAGAATGATTTAATAAAGATGAATAATTGTATTAAACATAGAGGTCCAGATGGCGAGGGTTTTTATTACAACGGTAATTTAGGCTTCGGGCATAGAAGATTATCTATAATAGATTTAACTGACTTAGGAGCTCAACCTATGGAATATAACGAAGATTATATAATGACCTACAATGGTGAGGTTTATAATTATTTAGAGATAAGAGGTGCGTTACAGAAATTAGGCTATTTATTTAGAAGTGAATCTGATACAGAGGTTATTTTAGCGGCCTATAAAGAATGGGGCGAGAAATGTGTTGATCACTTCAATGGCATGTGGGCCTTTGCTATTTTTGATAAAAAAAGAAATGTTGTTTTTTGTAGCAGAGATAGATTTGGAGTAAAACCTTTTTATTATTACAATAAAAATAATGCCTTTTACTTTGGTTCTGAAATAAAACAACTATTAACCCAAATAAACAATCCAAAAGTAAACAAGCAAATTTTGTTTGATTATCTTTATTTAGGTTATCATCATCATTCTGACGATACTTTTTTTGAAGAGGTAACATCCCTAACACCTGGCTTTAATCTCACTTACGAATTAACTGATAATACCTTCAAAATAGAAAGATATTATTCTTTAAAAATAAATGAAGAATATGCTAAACTTTCTTTTCAACAAGCCGAATTGTTGTTCAGGGAAACAATAGACAACTCTATTAAACTTAGACTACGTTCTGATGTAAAAGTAGGCACTTGTTTAAGTGGTGGTATGGATAGTTCCTACATTGCTGCAACGGCTGCTAAAGCTTATAAAGCGGAAAAAAAATTTACTGCTATTACCGCAAAATCTATAGAGAAGGAAACAGATGAATCTTATTTTGCAAAAAAAGTAGTTGAACATTGCAATTTAGATTGGAAAATTGTAGAACCTGAAATAAATGATTTTTTTAAATTTGTGGATGAAGTTATTGAAACTCAGGAAGAGCCTTTTGGGAGTCCATCAATAATAATGCAGTATTTTGTTATGAAAAAAGCAAAAGAAGAAGGATGTATTGTACTTCTTGACGGGCAAGGAGGAGACGAAGCTCTCTTAGGTTATGATAGGTATTATTCGGCCTACTTAAATCAAAAGAAAGGACTATTTAATAAAATAAAAGGTGCTTTAGAAATATCTAAGAAATCAAAGTTATCAATAACAGAGGTGCTCGCATATAATTTTTATTTTAATAATGCAAAAATTAGGGCTCTAAGACAATTAAAAAGGTACGGTTTTGTAAAAAAAGAGTATAAAAAGTTCATGAATAACGAGTTATTAAAGAAGTTATCTGCCGTCAACAAAGATATACACCAACTCCAAGAATTCGAAATAACTAAAGTACAACTTCAAAAACTTTTGAAATACGAGGATAGAAATTCAATGAAATTTTCAATTGAAACTAGAGTTCCTTTTGTGGATTATAAAGTAGTTGAACTGGCATTTTCATTACCTTTTTCTTATAAGATGCATGAAGGTTGGTCTAAGTATATTTTAAGAAAAGTTGCTCAAGAGAAACTTCCTGATGAAATAGTTTGGCGAAAGAATAAGTTTGGCTTCGAATCTCCGAATAAAAAGTGGTTGGAAAACAAGCAGAGTTTTATTGAGAAAATCAAAAAATCAAAGTTCATGAATGAATTTATTGAAACAGATAAACTACCTGATACCATAGACGATATTTCTTTATGGAAGCTATATAATATTACTTTATGGTCTGAAAAATTTAATGTAGTTTTCTAA
- a CDS encoding lipopolysaccharide biosynthesis protein translates to MKNVSFQMLGVGIAQLLPLLATLILTRLYTEEDFAGYTSFIAIGSIFAVGAGARYQYAIMIPEKNSEAVKVFSLSVYLTFAYSLLLVLVVLVITFFNIDFKIGHNIYLIPLYVLFFGIWNAFSNLSIRYKKFKQNSISKVLQSLIYVSSSIVFGLCKPIFNGLVLAKIIGVLSSIFYLFKKSVISLEFPKIKSLNKVAKKYSDYPKYGLLPAFLDIASVQGIVLILTWFYTKEDLGYLGLTLLILSAPLSLVGTSFKEVFYQKITYFINAREFAKGIRFFKNSALGLLLVGIPICLIILFLGEELFSFAFGDNWIKSGTFASILSFSFLIQLIVSPLSSVFNAANKLKVASYWQILYFITTFSTLGMFAYVLKFEVIELLYVYVIHEIILYSIYFILQYNTLKKLN, encoded by the coding sequence TTGAAAAATGTATCTTTTCAAATGCTAGGTGTTGGAATTGCTCAGTTACTACCATTATTGGCTACTTTAATATTGACAAGATTATATACTGAAGAAGATTTTGCAGGATACACGTCATTCATTGCTATCGGTAGTATTTTTGCGGTCGGGGCGGGAGCGAGATATCAGTATGCCATTATGATTCCAGAAAAGAATTCAGAAGCGGTCAAAGTGTTTAGTTTAAGCGTTTATTTAACTTTTGCATACTCTTTACTCCTAGTGCTTGTTGTGCTTGTAATAACTTTTTTTAATATTGACTTTAAAATTGGACACAATATCTATTTAATTCCACTTTATGTTTTATTTTTTGGTATCTGGAACGCTTTTTCAAATTTATCTATCCGTTATAAAAAATTTAAACAAAATTCTATATCAAAAGTTTTACAGTCTTTAATCTATGTTTCATCTAGCATTGTTTTTGGATTATGTAAACCAATATTTAACGGCCTAGTTCTAGCTAAAATAATTGGTGTTTTAAGCTCAATTTTTTATCTATTTAAAAAATCAGTTATTTCATTAGAGTTCCCTAAAATTAAATCTCTTAATAAAGTTGCTAAAAAATATAGTGATTATCCTAAATATGGATTACTACCTGCTTTTTTAGACATTGCTTCAGTACAAGGTATAGTGCTTATTTTAACTTGGTTTTACACCAAAGAGGATTTGGGTTATTTAGGACTAACTTTATTGATTTTAAGTGCTCCACTTAGTCTAGTTGGCACATCATTTAAAGAAGTATTTTATCAAAAAATAACATACTTCATAAATGCCAGGGAGTTCGCAAAAGGAATTCGTTTTTTTAAAAATTCTGCTTTAGGACTGCTATTAGTTGGAATACCCATCTGTTTAATTATACTATTTTTAGGTGAGGAGTTGTTTTCATTTGCCTTTGGAGATAATTGGATAAAATCTGGAACATTTGCGTCTATACTTTCTTTTTCATTTTTAATTCAATTGATTGTCAGTCCATTATCATCTGTGTTCAATGCGGCAAACAAACTTAAAGTAGCTTCTTATTGGCAAATATTATACTTCATAACAACGTTCTCGACTTTAGGGATGTTTGCCTATGTATTAAAATTTGAAGTTATCGAATTACTTTATGTATATGTCATTCATGAAATTATACTTTATAGCATATATTTTATTTTACAATATAATACTTTAAAAAAATTAAACTAA
- a CDS encoding Gfo/Idh/MocA family protein produces the protein MKNFALIGAAGYIAPRHMKAIKDTNNNLLTAYDKGDSVGVIDSYFPDADFFVEFERFDRHIEKLKYEKNKYLDFVSICSPNYLHDAHIRFALRSGADAICEKPLVLNPWNVDKLKKVEENTGKKIYNILQLRVHPSIIALKEKVKNTKKDTKFEVDLTYLTSRGHWYFTSWKGDVSKSGGIATNIGVHFYDMLSWIFGDVQENVVHVHEKDRAAGYLEFENARVRWFLSINANYLPTEIKEKGQTTYRSITIDGEELEFSGGFKDLHTMVYQDILDGKGYGLEAAKTAIEIVHNIRNIEPIGLKGEYHPFLEKN, from the coding sequence ATGAAAAATTTTGCCCTTATTGGTGCCGCTGGATACATTGCGCCAAGACACATGAAAGCAATTAAAGACACAAACAATAACCTTTTAACGGCATACGATAAAGGTGATAGTGTTGGTGTTATTGATTCTTATTTTCCAGATGCCGATTTTTTTGTAGAGTTTGAACGTTTTGATAGGCATATTGAAAAATTGAAATATGAAAAGAATAAATATTTAGACTTTGTAAGTATATGTTCTCCAAACTATTTACACGATGCGCACATAAGATTTGCATTGCGTAGCGGTGCTGATGCTATTTGTGAAAAACCCTTAGTTTTAAATCCGTGGAACGTGGATAAATTAAAAAAAGTTGAAGAAAACACCGGTAAAAAAATCTATAATATTCTTCAGTTAAGAGTACATCCTTCTATAATAGCATTAAAAGAGAAAGTTAAAAATACTAAAAAAGACACCAAATTTGAAGTTGATTTAACCTATTTAACTTCTAGAGGACATTGGTATTTTACCTCATGGAAAGGAGACGTAAGTAAATCAGGAGGCATTGCTACGAACATAGGTGTTCATTTTTACGATATGTTATCTTGGATTTTTGGAGATGTCCAAGAAAATGTGGTTCACGTACATGAAAAAGATAGAGCAGCAGGGTATCTTGAGTTCGAAAACGCTAGAGTTCGTTGGTTTCTATCTATAAATGCAAATTATTTACCAACAGAAATTAAAGAAAAAGGGCAAACTACTTATAGATCCATAACCATAGATGGTGAAGAGTTAGAATTTAGTGGTGGCTTTAAAGATTTACATACCATGGTTTATCAAGACATTTTAGACGGTAAGGGGTACGGTTTAGAAGCTGCCAAAACAGCTATTGAAATAGTACACAACATCAGAAATATCGAGCCAATAGGTCTTAAGGGGGAATATCATCCTTTTCTTGAAAAAAATTAA
- a CDS encoding DegT/DnrJ/EryC1/StrS aminotransferase family protein — protein sequence MNIDFANLGLAYEEHKLAIDKAMSKVIKDSSFIMGPAVADFEKNLNSFVGTKHSLTCSSGTDALLLAMMALNIQPGDEIITSPFTFIASGETIAFLKAKPIFVDIEENSFTIDPAKIEKAITEKTKAIMPVSLFGQVADMNAINTIAKKHNLYVIEDAAQSFGATHHGKRSCNLSTIGCTSFFPAKPLGCFGDGGAVFTNDDDLAEKINSLRLHGQTKRYYHKYIGMGGRLDALQAAILNEKLKYYCNDIIRRQYVAETYSRNLKSSIIKPKITPENTSVWAQYSIRVKDREQVQEKLKSLGIPTAVHYPMPLHLQECFQYLEGKKGDFPIAEQISNEIMSLPMNPYLTEKQIYYITEHLNTIL from the coding sequence ATGAATATAGATTTTGCAAATTTAGGATTAGCTTATGAAGAGCATAAGTTAGCGATTGATAAGGCTATGTCGAAAGTTATAAAAGATAGCAGTTTTATAATGGGTCCTGCCGTAGCTGATTTTGAAAAAAATCTCAATTCTTTTGTTGGCACCAAGCACTCCTTAACCTGCTCTTCTGGCACTGATGCTTTGTTACTAGCAATGATGGCGCTTAATATTCAGCCTGGGGATGAAATAATAACATCACCTTTTACCTTTATAGCCTCTGGAGAAACTATAGCTTTTTTAAAAGCAAAACCAATATTTGTAGATATTGAAGAAAATAGCTTTACCATAGATCCCGCTAAAATTGAAAAAGCAATTACTGAAAAAACGAAAGCAATTATGCCAGTATCACTTTTTGGTCAAGTGGCTGATATGAACGCAATAAATACCATTGCAAAAAAACATAATTTATATGTTATTGAAGATGCTGCTCAAAGTTTTGGAGCAACTCATCATGGAAAAAGAAGCTGTAATTTGAGCACCATAGGCTGTACTAGTTTTTTTCCTGCTAAACCCCTAGGATGTTTTGGAGATGGTGGAGCTGTTTTTACTAATGATGATGATTTAGCAGAGAAAATTAATAGTTTGAGGCTTCACGGACAAACTAAAAGATACTATCATAAGTACATTGGCATGGGAGGACGCCTAGATGCCTTACAAGCCGCAATTTTAAACGAAAAATTAAAGTATTATTGTAATGACATTATAAGAAGACAATACGTCGCGGAAACGTACTCAAGGAATCTTAAATCATCCATAATTAAACCGAAAATTACACCCGAAAATACTTCAGTCTGGGCACAATATTCTATAAGGGTTAAAGACCGGGAACAGGTACAAGAAAAACTAAAATCTTTAGGAATTCCGACAGCTGTACATTACCCAATGCCGCTTCATCTCCAAGAATGTTTTCAATACTTAGAAGGTAAAAAAGGAGATTTTCCTATTGCAGAACAAATATCTAATGAAATCATGAGCTTACCCATGAATCCGTACTTAACGGAAAAACAAATTTATTACATTACAGAACATCTAAATACTATTTTATAA
- a CDS encoding acyltransferase, translated as MKPNYFSHKTAVIDENCLIGNGTKIWHFSHIMPNSTIGENCNLGQNVVVSPEVVLGNNVKVQNNVSIYTGVICEDDVFLGPSMVFTNIINPRSAIIRKDQYAKTLVKKGASIGANATIICGNTIGKYALIGAGSVVTKEVVDYALIVGNPGKQIGWVSEYGHKLIFNQEGIAECKESRQSYKLEYNSVIRIS; from the coding sequence ATGAAACCTAATTATTTTTCACACAAAACAGCAGTTATTGATGAAAACTGTCTCATAGGGAACGGCACTAAAATCTGGCATTTTTCACACATAATGCCCAATAGCACGATCGGCGAAAATTGTAATTTAGGACAAAATGTTGTGGTTTCTCCCGAGGTTGTCTTGGGGAATAATGTTAAAGTTCAAAATAATGTTTCGATTTACACCGGAGTAATTTGTGAAGATGATGTGTTTTTAGGACCGTCTATGGTATTTACAAACATCATTAATCCAAGAAGTGCAATAATTCGCAAAGACCAATACGCTAAAACTTTAGTTAAAAAGGGAGCTTCTATTGGAGCTAATGCAACCATTATTTGTGGCAACACAATAGGCAAATACGCCTTGATAGGTGCAGGTTCTGTTGTAACTAAAGAGGTTGTAGATTATGCTTTAATTGTTGGGAATCCTGGAAAACAAATAGGTTGGGTAAGCGAATACGGTCACAAACTCATATTTAATCAAGAAGGCATTGCTGAATGTAAAGAAAGTAGACAAAGCTATAAATTAGAATATAATAGCGTAATACGAATTAGTTAA
- the wecC gene encoding UDP-N-acetyl-D-mannosamine dehydrogenase — protein MNSKPEVVMIGLGYIGLPTAALIAKSKVYVHGVDVNPSVVKTVNQGKIHIVEPELDLIVSEAVKEGYLKASTTPVEANTYLIVVPTPFKDKNEPDISFVEAATKAVLPLLKEGDLYIIESTSPIGTTEKMMSLIFSERPELKDNIFIAYCPERVLPGNVMHELVHNDRVIGGVDSVSTEKAVNFYRKFVKGDLHKTNARTAEMCKLVENSSRDVQIAFANELSLICDKANINVWELIDLANKHPRVNILQPGCGVGGHCIAVDPYFIVADYPMESKIIGTAREINNYKSFWCAEKVQNAKLQFELQHGRKPSIALMGLAFKPNIDDLRESPAKYIAQKVLQNANDEEYFIVEPNINNHKVFKLTDYNSAIEKADIIVFLVAHKEFKKLKISTDKVILDFCGIMN, from the coding sequence ATGAATAGCAAACCAGAAGTTGTCATGATCGGATTAGGGTATATAGGTTTACCCACAGCGGCTTTAATTGCTAAAAGCAAGGTCTATGTGCATGGTGTAGATGTAAATCCAAGCGTAGTAAAAACTGTAAATCAGGGTAAAATACATATTGTTGAACCAGAGCTAGACCTTATTGTTTCTGAAGCTGTTAAAGAAGGTTACCTGAAAGCATCAACGACACCCGTTGAAGCAAATACATATCTCATTGTAGTACCAACGCCATTTAAAGATAAAAATGAGCCTGATATTTCTTTTGTAGAAGCAGCAACTAAAGCTGTCTTACCCTTGCTAAAAGAAGGTGACCTTTATATCATTGAATCAACATCCCCTATCGGGACAACTGAAAAAATGATGAGTTTAATTTTTTCAGAACGGCCAGAATTAAAGGACAATATCTTCATCGCCTATTGTCCTGAACGAGTACTTCCAGGAAATGTTATGCACGAATTGGTACATAATGACAGGGTTATTGGAGGTGTAGATTCTGTTTCTACGGAAAAGGCTGTTAATTTCTATCGAAAATTTGTTAAGGGTGATTTACATAAAACCAATGCAAGAACCGCGGAAATGTGCAAACTAGTAGAAAACTCATCTCGGGATGTACAAATAGCATTTGCAAACGAGTTATCACTTATTTGTGATAAAGCTAATATAAACGTGTGGGAGTTAATCGACTTAGCTAATAAACATCCGAGAGTAAATATATTGCAACCTGGCTGCGGTGTAGGTGGCCATTGTATTGCGGTTGACCCCTATTTTATAGTGGCCGACTATCCAATGGAGTCAAAAATTATAGGTACGGCCAGGGAGATCAACAATTATAAATCATTTTGGTGCGCTGAAAAAGTGCAAAATGCTAAATTACAGTTTGAATTGCAACATGGACGAAAACCTAGTATTGCTTTAATGGGTCTTGCATTTAAGCCTAATATTGACGATCTTAGAGAGTCTCCAGCAAAATATATTGCGCAAAAAGTATTGCAAAATGCCAATGATGAAGAATACTTTATCGTTGAGCCAAATATAAATAATCATAAAGTATTTAAACTTACCGATTACAATAGTGCCATTGAGAAGGCCGATATCATTGTTTTTTTGGTAGCACATAAAGAATTTAAAAAATTAAAGATATCTACTGATAAAGTAATATTAGATTTTTGTGGAATAATGAATTAA
- the wecB gene encoding non-hydrolyzing UDP-N-acetylglucosamine 2-epimerase — MKKKNLIIFGTRPEAIKMAPLVKEFKKHNATFETKVCITAQHREMLDQVLSFFEITPDFDLDLMKPNQNLYTLTADIITNLKSVLEEFKPDYVYVHGDTTTTMAASIAAFYSGAKVCHVEAGLRTFNKLSPFPEEINRTITGRIADYHFAPTLTSQQNLLRENIKEDSILVTGNSVIDALKFSSEKVISKTFLDIEIESLKGLVDESKKIILVTGHRRENHGQGFINICKALKQLAVENSNIQIIYPVHLNPNVQKPVYELLDNIDNISLINPLSYPAFVWLMTKSYFIITDSGGVQEEAPSLGKPVLVMRDTTERPEAVEAGTVVIVGTNTEKIVQQATKLLNNQNFYNSMGMLHNPYGDGTACEKIVQFIKKL; from the coding sequence ATGAAGAAAAAAAATTTAATAATTTTCGGGACAAGACCAGAAGCTATCAAGATGGCTCCACTTGTAAAAGAATTTAAAAAACACAATGCTACTTTTGAGACCAAAGTATGTATTACTGCTCAACATCGCGAAATGTTAGACCAAGTTTTATCTTTTTTTGAAATCACACCAGATTTTGATTTAGATTTAATGAAACCTAATCAAAACCTATATACACTTACCGCCGATATTATAACAAATTTAAAGTCAGTTTTAGAAGAGTTTAAACCGGATTACGTGTATGTACATGGCGATACGACTACAACTATGGCAGCAAGTATAGCGGCTTTCTATTCAGGCGCCAAAGTCTGCCACGTCGAAGCAGGTTTGCGAACATTTAATAAGTTATCACCGTTTCCTGAGGAAATTAATAGAACTATAACTGGGCGTATTGCCGACTATCATTTTGCACCAACCTTAACTTCTCAACAAAATTTATTGCGAGAAAATATCAAAGAAGATTCGATTTTGGTAACAGGTAATAGCGTTATTGATGCCCTTAAATTCAGTTCAGAAAAAGTGATTTCAAAGACGTTTTTAGATATTGAAATAGAAAGTTTAAAAGGGTTAGTTGATGAGTCAAAAAAAATAATTTTGGTTACAGGTCACCGGAGAGAAAATCATGGTCAGGGGTTTATAAATATTTGTAAAGCTCTAAAACAACTCGCTGTTGAAAATTCAAATATTCAGATAATATATCCCGTGCATTTGAATCCCAATGTTCAAAAACCAGTTTATGAATTATTAGATAACATTGATAATATAAGCTTAATTAATCCATTATCCTATCCTGCATTTGTATGGTTGATGACAAAATCATATTTTATTATTACTGACAGTGGTGGTGTTCAAGAAGAAGCACCAAGTTTGGGAAAGCCAGTTTTAGTGATGAGAGACACTACAGAACGACCTGAAGCGGTTGAAGCTGGGACAGTGGTGATTGTTGGTACAAACACAGAAAAAATAGTACAACAAGCCACTAAGCTATTAAACAATCAAAATTTTTATAACTCCATGGGTATGTTACATAATCCTTATGGAGATGGAACAGCTTGTGAGAAAATAGTTCAATTTATTAAAAAATTATAG
- the rfbA gene encoding glucose-1-phosphate thymidylyltransferase RfbA, with protein MKGIILAGGSGTRLHPLTIAVSKQLMPVYNKPMIYYPLATLMSAGIRDILIITSPQDKALFQKLLHDGSQLGCRFSYAVQEHPNGLAEAFIIGADFIAEDSVALILGDNIFYGSGFNTLLQSNSNPDGGIIYGYHVNDPQRYGVVEFDTDGYAISIEEKPLKPKSNFAVPGIYFYNNTVLEIAKQIKPSQRGELEITDINKAYLALGKLKVSVLDSGTAWLDTGTFSSLMQASQFVEVIEERQGLKVGAIEEVAFKMGYIDLKQLHRLAEPLLKSGYGEYLMKLK; from the coding sequence ATGAAAGGAATAATTTTAGCTGGAGGTTCTGGTACACGCTTACACCCACTTACTATTGCCGTTAGCAAGCAATTGATGCCCGTATATAACAAACCGATGATTTATTATCCCTTGGCGACTTTGATGTCCGCCGGCATTAGAGATATTTTAATCATAACAAGCCCTCAGGATAAAGCTTTATTTCAAAAATTATTACATGATGGTAGTCAATTAGGGTGTAGGTTTAGCTATGCTGTACAAGAGCATCCAAATGGTCTAGCAGAAGCATTTATTATCGGTGCAGATTTTATCGCAGAAGATAGTGTGGCTCTTATACTGGGGGACAATATATTTTATGGCTCCGGTTTTAACACATTACTACAAAGCAATTCAAACCCTGATGGAGGCATTATTTACGGATATCACGTGAACGATCCACAGCGCTATGGCGTGGTTGAATTTGATACTGATGGCTATGCCATATCTATTGAAGAAAAACCCTTAAAACCAAAGTCAAATTTCGCGGTGCCTGGTATTTATTTTTATAACAATACCGTATTAGAAATTGCTAAGCAAATAAAACCGAGCCAACGAGGGGAGTTGGAAATTACTGACATTAATAAAGCCTATTTAGCATTAGGAAAACTTAAGGTCAGTGTCTTAGATTCAGGAACCGCTTGGCTAGATACGGGTACTTTTTCATCACTCATGCAAGCTTCACAATTTGTGGAAGTAATTGAAGAGCGTCAAGGCTTAAAAGTAGGCGCCATTGAAGAGGTTGCTTTTAAAATGGGGTACATTGATCTAAAACAGCTTCATCGATTAGCAGAGCCGCTTTTAAAAAGTGGTTATGGGGAGTATTTAATGAAGTTAAAATGA